One genomic segment of Chitinophaga sancti includes these proteins:
- a CDS encoding non-ribosomal peptide synthetase, translating into MLEDIYPLSPMQQGLYYHWLNEPESHAYFSQIGVTIKGTLNIQLLEDSLRQLANRHAILRTFFTHAVGEEPLQVVRTDLSPLFDYKDLTGSEALPVTSYMDADRKQSFNLQSGSQVRLTVLKTAPDQFGFIWSHHHILMDGWCMRILIKEFFQIYFGLVDGKPAQLKRVLPYSNYIKWLNKEDKSASLTYWEQNLANVGTTTSIPLIDAGNSLEMPRDRKHQIAVSGDTRDAIRELCASLNVTENIFFQSLWGLLLSRYNNTNDVVFGAVVSGRPPELEGVEDMIGLFINTIPVRIQLKEEQRFSELLKEVQLNYVHGNRHHYVQLADIQAIVKPGHKLFDHILVYENYPDQPADAAAGKAGHSAAATQFAPVSLEVYEHTNFDFWIAIVPGASFTIRIHYNEQRYNEKYVKQIGDQLIYLLERIVANPDVALQELDVLNEDAHRQLLYGFNGRTVTYSDQKTVIGLFEEQVSKTPDAVAVIHGDISMTFGELNAKANALGNYLQKNYHIHTGDLVAIKQERSNWMITSVLAILKTGAAYLPLDPDYPQSRVDYIFNDSSCKLVVDKTEIEKFLSQADQYAVNNLAPAGKSTDLLYVIYTSGSTGFPKGCMVEQRGVINRLEWMWHEFGFSSADVILQKTNITFDVSVPEIFMPLCLGARMVLCPAEDVANPERLAALIAKNGVTRVHFVPSMMNEFIPLFSREPGTKEQLRTVRTVMASGEALSAATMQRWYEHTDIPVYNLYGPTEASIEVTCFRTSPADRIISIGSPIWNTRIYILGAKDRLVPIGVPGEICIGGDGVARGYLNNEALTSQKFTPDPFKVGVRIFRTGDTGRWLPDGQIEYLGRKDDQVKIRGFRIEPGEISHTLEQYPGIQAAFVHAQTRAGHEEKELVAYVISDNEPDYTAIRFFLKKSLPEYMVPSWYIRLDKFPLTFSGKIDRDKLLSTDNPISHTHTGYVAPRNAKEEKLVAIWRAVLGDVRISVTDDFFLKGGHSIKAIRMVAQIHKTFNVKVTLKDLFAHSVLEAQADMLGKAARNNYVPIAPVHSQEGYVLSSAQLRIYVLSQLDQGNVAYTMHGDYTFEDGVDLPELISAFNELIRRHEILRTVFRTNQVGEVRQFVKDAADAGFKITRFDTNNNEVSEAELTSGFLSTPFDLSEGPLIKAAVLQNSEGKRKLIYNMHHIIGDEWSFAIVIKELLAFYNAAITKKAASLSPLRIHFKDYAAWEQAQLNGDAINTHKAWWLKQFEGELPVLDLPADKPRPAERSYRGGVLRYIIPAATVGHIRQLNNEAGTTLFMSLLAMVNILLHRYSGQEDIVVGTVVTGRGDADLDDQIGCYLRTLPLRNRFNGNDNYKTILANVREVTLGAYEHQIYPFEALIEELKIPRDISRHPLIDVMLVLRDVNGNKPLHRVQEIYGGEESAVAKFDLLFEFTESSGGLQLVLEYNTDIYKKASVERMILHLDRLIAAAVDQPEKPVNQLPYLLESEKELLLNAFNDTNRLFPATSTMIDLFEHQVLLTPSAVAVSCKQQSISYYDLDKHSSKQAVWLQSLGIKTGSLVPVCMDRSIDMITGILGILKLGAAYVPIDPAFPKDRISYIINDCKAEVVLCGKGEHNRLFSNMDICAVVMEEDWVHIDALPAIKTECKAAPDQPAYVIYTSGSTGNPKGVIVEHAGMLNHLLAKVHDLSIDESTVIAFTAAFTFDISVWQMFAALIKGGQIVVFPDELIYEPSALIHAVNDYKVTILELVPSYLTIALDTDTHPLLDNLKTLLVTGEAVSRGLLSKWFNHKAFSHIPVVNAYGPTEASDDICHYFMQYTPDSINVPIGKPIQNTRIYILNPAHELCPVGIAGEICVAGIGVSRGYLNMPALTAERFVADPFGNGTYKMYKTGDIGRWLPDGNIEYLGRRDEQVKIHGYRIELGEVEHAMKECAIVNEAVAIPVASEGGSKRLVGYIVPNGQFDKDSILTFLRNRLPHYLVPSELIELSTLPLTTNGKLDKKALPVPGVLPEGNKIIVAARTETEEQLCDIWKEVLGRDEIGITENFFEAGGQSLKAIQMIARINTTFNVKVSIQSIFKDGTIENIAGQIDFLQEQHNQRQKKKELIQIEI; encoded by the coding sequence ATGTTGGAAGATATCTATCCATTGAGCCCTATGCAGCAAGGCTTATATTACCATTGGTTAAATGAGCCGGAATCACACGCATATTTTTCTCAGATAGGGGTCACGATTAAAGGAACACTGAACATACAGCTGCTGGAAGATAGCTTACGACAGCTGGCAAATCGTCATGCGATTCTCCGTACATTTTTTACACATGCTGTTGGAGAAGAACCACTGCAGGTGGTGAGAACTGACCTGAGCCCTCTTTTTGACTATAAAGACCTTACCGGAAGCGAAGCCCTTCCGGTAACTTCATATATGGACGCCGACAGAAAGCAATCTTTTAATCTCCAATCTGGTTCACAGGTGAGATTGACGGTTTTAAAAACGGCACCTGATCAGTTCGGATTTATCTGGAGCCACCACCACATCCTGATGGATGGCTGGTGTATGCGGATATTGATTAAGGAGTTTTTCCAGATCTATTTCGGACTGGTGGATGGTAAACCTGCTCAGCTCAAACGGGTACTACCTTATTCTAATTACATCAAGTGGCTCAATAAGGAGGATAAATCGGCTTCTCTGACGTATTGGGAGCAGAATCTCGCCAATGTAGGTACAACAACCAGCATACCTTTAATTGATGCTGGAAATAGCCTGGAAATGCCCAGGGACAGGAAACATCAGATCGCTGTCAGTGGCGATACACGCGATGCCATCAGGGAATTGTGCGCCTCTTTGAATGTAACTGAAAATATATTTTTTCAATCACTGTGGGGATTATTATTGAGCAGATATAATAATACCAATGATGTGGTTTTTGGCGCAGTGGTATCTGGCAGACCCCCGGAGCTGGAGGGTGTGGAGGATATGATCGGGCTCTTCATCAATACAATACCTGTAAGGATACAGTTAAAGGAAGAGCAGCGCTTCAGCGAACTGCTGAAGGAAGTTCAGCTGAACTATGTTCATGGGAACAGACACCATTATGTACAGCTGGCAGATATACAGGCTATTGTAAAACCAGGTCATAAATTATTTGATCATATACTCGTTTACGAAAATTACCCTGACCAACCGGCTGATGCTGCTGCGGGTAAGGCTGGTCACTCTGCTGCTGCTACTCAATTTGCCCCTGTCTCACTTGAAGTGTATGAGCATACCAATTTTGATTTCTGGATTGCGATCGTGCCAGGCGCCAGCTTTACTATCAGAATTCATTATAATGAGCAACGCTACAACGAAAAGTATGTAAAACAAATCGGGGATCAGCTTATTTATCTCCTTGAGCGTATAGTTGCAAATCCTGATGTTGCGCTGCAGGAATTAGATGTACTGAACGAAGATGCACACCGGCAGCTCTTGTACGGATTCAATGGTCGTACAGTTACCTATTCAGATCAGAAAACGGTTATAGGACTTTTTGAGGAGCAGGTCAGCAAAACCCCCGATGCAGTAGCCGTCATTCATGGTGATATAAGCATGACCTTTGGAGAGCTGAATGCAAAAGCCAATGCCCTCGGTAATTATTTACAGAAGAATTATCATATTCATACAGGCGATCTGGTGGCCATCAAACAGGAGCGTAGCAACTGGATGATTACATCTGTGCTGGCTATCCTGAAAACGGGAGCTGCCTATCTTCCGTTGGATCCGGACTATCCTCAGAGCCGTGTGGATTATATCTTCAATGATAGCAGTTGCAAACTTGTTGTTGATAAAACTGAAATAGAAAAATTTCTATCGCAGGCAGATCAGTATGCCGTAAATAACCTGGCACCTGCCGGTAAGTCAACGGATCTGCTGTATGTTATTTATACCTCGGGCTCAACAGGATTTCCCAAAGGTTGTATGGTGGAGCAACGTGGCGTAATCAACCGGCTGGAGTGGATGTGGCATGAGTTCGGTTTTTCATCTGCTGATGTGATCCTGCAAAAAACGAATATCACCTTTGATGTATCAGTGCCTGAAATTTTTATGCCATTGTGTTTGGGAGCAAGGATGGTTTTATGTCCTGCTGAGGATGTCGCTAATCCTGAACGTCTGGCAGCATTGATTGCCAAAAATGGCGTAACACGTGTGCATTTTGTGCCATCAATGATGAATGAGTTTATCCCCTTGTTCTCCCGGGAGCCGGGTACAAAAGAGCAATTGCGGACAGTACGGACAGTAATGGCAAGTGGAGAAGCCTTATCAGCGGCCACTATGCAACGGTGGTATGAACATACCGATATACCGGTATATAATTTATATGGACCGACAGAAGCTTCGATTGAAGTAACCTGCTTCCGTACATCTCCTGCTGATCGTATTATTTCTATAGGCAGTCCTATATGGAATACCCGTATTTATATACTGGGCGCAAAAGACCGGCTTGTACCCATCGGGGTGCCGGGTGAGATTTGTATAGGTGGAGATGGGGTGGCAAGAGGATACCTTAACAATGAGGCGTTGACAAGTCAGAAATTTACGCCTGATCCATTTAAAGTAGGTGTACGCATATTCCGCACCGGAGATACTGGTCGCTGGTTGCCCGACGGCCAAATCGAATACCTGGGCCGGAAAGATGACCAGGTGAAAATCCGTGGCTTCCGCATAGAACCGGGAGAAATCAGCCATACACTTGAGCAGTATCCGGGTATCCAGGCCGCATTTGTTCATGCTCAGACCAGGGCTGGACATGAGGAGAAAGAACTGGTGGCATATGTGATCAGTGACAATGAACCCGACTATACAGCCATACGGTTTTTCCTCAAAAAATCACTGCCTGAATATATGGTACCCTCCTGGTATATCAGGTTGGATAAATTCCCGTTGACATTTAGTGGAAAGATTGACAGGGACAAACTGCTATCAACAGATAATCCAATTTCACATACGCATACAGGCTATGTAGCCCCACGCAATGCTAAAGAAGAAAAGCTTGTTGCCATCTGGCGCGCAGTCCTGGGTGATGTCAGGATTAGCGTCACAGACGATTTTTTCCTCAAAGGCGGGCATAGTATTAAAGCTATCCGCATGGTTGCACAGATTCATAAAACATTCAACGTAAAAGTCACCCTAAAAGATCTGTTTGCACATAGTGTACTGGAAGCACAGGCTGATATGCTTGGCAAAGCTGCCAGAAATAACTATGTGCCTATTGCCCCGGTTCATAGCCAGGAAGGATATGTCTTATCGTCGGCCCAGCTCAGAATATATGTACTTAGCCAGCTTGACCAGGGCAACGTAGCCTATACCATGCATGGTGATTATACTTTTGAAGATGGAGTCGATCTTCCCGAATTAATCTCCGCATTTAATGAATTGATCAGACGGCATGAGATTTTGCGTACAGTCTTTCGTACCAATCAGGTAGGCGAAGTAAGGCAATTTGTGAAAGATGCAGCTGACGCCGGATTTAAAATAACACGTTTTGATACGAACAATAATGAAGTTAGTGAAGCAGAACTTACTTCAGGCTTCCTGAGCACGCCTTTTGACCTTTCAGAAGGACCTCTGATAAAAGCCGCTGTGCTGCAAAACAGTGAAGGTAAAAGGAAGCTGATTTACAATATGCATCACATTATTGGTGATGAATGGTCGTTTGCAATCGTAATAAAGGAATTACTGGCATTTTATAATGCTGCTATTACTAAAAAAGCAGCGTCATTATCGCCCCTGAGGATCCATTTTAAAGACTATGCTGCCTGGGAGCAGGCACAACTGAATGGAGATGCAATAAATACGCATAAAGCATGGTGGTTAAAGCAGTTTGAAGGTGAACTGCCTGTGCTGGACCTTCCTGCGGACAAACCCCGGCCAGCTGAAAGGTCATACCGTGGTGGAGTATTAAGATACATTATACCTGCTGCAACAGTCGGCCACATCCGGCAACTAAACAATGAAGCCGGTACAACACTGTTTATGAGCCTGCTGGCCATGGTGAATATACTGTTGCACCGTTATTCAGGACAGGAAGATATTGTAGTTGGAACGGTTGTAACCGGCAGAGGGGATGCAGATCTTGATGACCAGATTGGCTGCTATCTGCGTACACTGCCATTGCGCAACCGGTTTAACGGTAATGACAATTATAAGACGATATTAGCCAATGTGCGGGAGGTAACGTTAGGTGCGTATGAACACCAGATTTATCCATTCGAAGCGCTAATTGAAGAATTGAAGATTCCACGCGACATCAGCAGGCATCCGCTGATTGACGTAATGCTTGTATTACGTGATGTAAATGGGAATAAACCGCTACACCGGGTACAGGAAATTTATGGTGGAGAAGAGTCAGCTGTTGCCAAGTTTGACCTGCTGTTTGAATTTACGGAAAGTAGTGGGGGATTACAGCTGGTGCTTGAGTATAATACTGATATTTATAAAAAGGCTTCTGTAGAGCGGATGATCCTCCATCTAGACCGTCTCATAGCGGCTGCAGTAGACCAACCAGAAAAGCCGGTTAACCAGTTGCCATATCTTCTTGAATCCGAAAAAGAGCTGCTACTGAATGCCTTTAACGATACTAACCGGCTTTTCCCTGCCACAAGTACCATGATTGACCTGTTCGAGCACCAGGTATTGCTGACGCCTTCCGCAGTGGCTGTGTCATGTAAGCAGCAGTCTATTTCATATTATGACCTGGATAAGCATTCTTCCAAACAGGCTGTGTGGTTACAATCACTCGGTATCAAAACTGGTTCGCTGGTACCTGTATGTATGGACCGGTCAATTGATATGATCACAGGTATATTGGGAATTTTAAAACTGGGAGCAGCTTATGTACCGATTGATCCTGCCTTCCCTAAAGACCGCATCAGCTATATTATTAATGATTGTAAAGCCGAGGTTGTTTTATGTGGTAAAGGAGAGCATAACAGGTTATTCAGTAACATGGATATCTGTGCAGTTGTAATGGAAGAAGATTGGGTACATATTGATGCATTGCCGGCCATCAAAACAGAATGTAAGGCAGCACCAGATCAACCCGCATATGTGATTTATACCTCAGGTTCTACCGGCAATCCGAAAGGTGTGATAGTAGAACATGCAGGCATGCTGAACCACCTGCTGGCAAAAGTGCATGACCTCTCAATAGATGAAAGTACTGTCATTGCCTTTACAGCCGCATTTACATTCGATATTTCTGTATGGCAGATGTTTGCTGCTTTAATAAAGGGTGGACAGATAGTCGTGTTCCCTGATGAGCTGATTTATGAACCATCTGCTCTGATACATGCTGTAAATGACTATAAAGTGACCATACTCGAACTGGTGCCTTCTTACCTGACTATTGCCCTCGATACAGATACGCATCCCTTGCTTGATAACCTGAAAACGTTGCTGGTGACAGGTGAGGCCGTGAGCCGTGGCTTGCTCAGCAAATGGTTTAACCACAAAGCATTCTCACATATACCGGTAGTAAATGCGTATGGGCCTACAGAGGCGTCTGATGACATCTGTCACTACTTTATGCAGTATACACCAGATAGTATTAATGTGCCGATAGGAAAGCCCATACAAAATACACGTATCTACATTCTGAATCCTGCACATGAGCTATGTCCCGTAGGAATAGCTGGTGAGATATGTGTAGCTGGTATTGGGGTGTCCCGTGGATATCTGAATATGCCTGCATTGACAGCCGAGCGGTTTGTTGCCGATCCATTTGGTAATGGCACCTATAAGATGTATAAGACAGGTGATATAGGGCGGTGGTTGCCGGATGGTAATATTGAATACCTGGGCCGTCGTGATGAACAGGTCAAAATACATGGTTACAGAATTGAACTGGGCGAAGTAGAACATGCCATGAAAGAGTGTGCAATAGTAAATGAAGCGGTGGCAATACCAGTAGCATCTGAAGGTGGTAGCAAGCGCCTGGTAGGATATATCGTACCAAACGGACAATTCGACAAAGATTCAATTCTCACCTTCCTGCGAAACAGGTTGCCGCATTATCTGGTACCATCAGAATTGATAGAATTGAGCACATTGCCGCTTACTACAAATGGTAAACTGGATAAAAAAGCACTGCCTGTCCCTGGTGTGTTGCCTGAAGGAAATAAAATAATTGTAGCTGCACGCACCGAAACCGAAGAACAGCTGTGCGATATATGGAAGGAAGTTTTAGGCAGGGACGAAATTGGTATCACCGAGAATTTCTTCGAAGCGGGTGGGCAAAGTCTGAAAGCTATCCAGATGATCGCCAGGATCAATACCACCTTTAATGTAAAGGTTTCTATTCAAAGCATTTTCAAAGACGGTACCATTGAGAACATTGCAGGCCAGATTGACTTCCTGCAGGAGCAGCACAACCAAAGACAAAAAAAGAAAGAACTGATTCAAATAGAAATATAA
- a CDS encoding response regulator transcription factor: MPVKTIKVAIADESFLFAKILKNYLMEHSRIQVNIHAVHFPQLISKLEHLSADILLTDILHHKDAIENMKLLKENYPDLKIIILSMCKDMELINNLLDIGIYGFISKMDEPEGLIEAILAVSEGKMHRSDIFTDTLYWNVKQASNIYHEGREIILNTRERRILQLLWEEKSNKEIANEFFLSIKSIEKIRQDLKEKLGVKSTVGLFKYAIGQNIISAGSYETGRQEVKVRW, from the coding sequence ATGCCAGTAAAAACCATTAAGGTAGCGATTGCAGATGAAAGCTTCCTTTTCGCCAAAATATTGAAGAACTATTTGATGGAGCATTCCCGTATCCAGGTAAATATCCATGCAGTTCACTTTCCACAGCTCATCAGTAAACTGGAACATTTGTCCGCAGATATCCTTCTGACGGACATCTTACATCATAAAGATGCCATAGAAAATATGAAACTACTGAAAGAGAATTACCCGGATCTGAAAATAATTATTTTATCAATGTGTAAAGATATGGAGCTGATAAACAATCTTCTGGACATTGGTATCTATGGATTCATTTCCAAAATGGATGAGCCTGAAGGCTTGATAGAAGCCATTCTGGCCGTATCAGAAGGGAAAATGCACCGCAGTGATATTTTTACAGATACACTATATTGGAATGTTAAACAAGCTTCCAATATATATCATGAAGGGCGGGAAATTATTTTAAATACACGTGAAAGAAGAATTTTACAGCTGCTTTGGGAGGAAAAGAGTAATAAGGAAATTGCAAATGAGTTCTTCCTAAGTATAAAATCTATTGAAAAGATCAGGCAGGACCTTAAAGAAAAATTAGGTGTAAAGTCCACAGTAGGCCTGTTTAAATATGCAATAGGACAAAATATTATTTCGGCTGGTTCGTATGAAACCGGTAGGCAGGAGGTGAAAGTCCGCTGGTAG
- a CDS encoding pyridoxal-phosphate dependent enzyme, translating into MAKQTDLSSMLTAGKTGIVLPTSSDKPRYGEVIRHLASFIGHTRLHKLDYTYGHLYTKLENLNFFGSIKDRPAFYILRKALEQGIIDSQTTVIESTSGNFGIALASICKALDMKFIAVVDPNITSEKEHIMRLKGAEIIKVTEKDKTGGYLLNRIQCVKEYLVTHANAYQPNQYENPDNYMSYYYTLGEEIANSIPSLDYAFISVSTGGTITGLSNKLKEQYKNIKIIAVDIEGSMVFSNIPAARKIPGIGASLRTGFYDQAIIDDFIILSQSDIIKGCYDLLHHHHLFLGGSAGAAFAAADRFLRQRGKTGVNAIFISPDAGNSYIDTIYNPEWISANGLT; encoded by the coding sequence ATGGCTAAACAAACAGATTTGTCTTCCATGCTTACCGCAGGGAAGACAGGGATCGTACTGCCAACATCCTCCGATAAACCCAGGTATGGTGAAGTGATCAGGCATTTGGCGTCATTTATCGGTCATACCCGCTTGCATAAACTGGATTACACATACGGTCATTTATATACCAAGCTGGAAAATTTAAATTTCTTTGGCAGTATTAAAGACCGGCCCGCATTCTATATTCTCCGAAAGGCGCTGGAACAAGGCATTATTGATTCACAGACCACTGTCATCGAATCTACCTCCGGCAATTTTGGTATTGCACTCGCCAGTATATGCAAGGCACTTGATATGAAATTTATTGCCGTTGTTGATCCCAATATTACCTCGGAAAAGGAACATATCATGCGTCTGAAAGGTGCTGAAATCATTAAAGTCACAGAGAAAGATAAAACCGGCGGTTACCTGTTAAACAGGATTCAATGTGTAAAGGAATATCTGGTTACGCATGCCAATGCCTACCAACCCAACCAGTATGAAAATCCGGATAATTACATGTCTTATTATTATACACTGGGAGAAGAAATCGCCAATAGCATTCCTTCCCTGGATTATGCTTTTATTAGTGTCAGTACAGGAGGTACAATTACCGGCTTGTCTAACAAACTGAAAGAGCAGTATAAAAATATAAAGATCATAGCTGTGGATATTGAAGGATCTATGGTGTTCAGCAATATTCCTGCTGCCAGAAAAATACCCGGTATAGGCGCCAGCCTGCGGACAGGCTTCTATGATCAGGCAATAATTGATGATTTCATCATCCTGTCTCAGTCGGATATCATCAAAGGATGTTATGATCTGTTGCATCATCACCATCTTTTCCTGGGCGGTTCTGCCGGTGCAGCATTTGCCGCGGCTGACCGGTTTTTGCGACAACGGGGAAAGACAGGCGTAAATGCCATTTTCATATCGCCGGATGCCGGCAATTCATACATTGATACTATCTACAACCCGGAGTGGATTTCAGCTAATGGGCTGACCTAA
- a CDS encoding TonB-dependent receptor, whose translation MKPLITLMAVSVMLLSLSTKAQLPVSKIIGKIVQADQQPVNAATISLLVAGNTQPVKFEVSATDGSFSFEDIRPGIYTIVATAVGHLKYESAPFTIDSSNNQTTLPVFIMSKADIELKEVAVTAKKSFIEQKIDRTVVNVDAMISNAGTTALEVLEKAPGVRVDPNGTISLKGQQGVTIFIDDKPSYLSGADLQNYLRSLPSSTLAQVEIMTNPPAKYDAAGNGGIINIKTVKKKIQGFNMGINLSPRFSKYTSVNNSLDFNYRHNKFNFFGNFAYGTRNNYNDISITRKYKNEDGSLKDIFTQDSYIRRKGYGVKATVGADFYASENTTLGITFDNMIRYPKNTNTSTGQIYDSKMILDSSVVSINNEDGKFKSHGVNFNIKHDFYKNGPSILANFDYLTYDINNDQIFSNKSYSPEGVFKSEDKLDGNLPTDIKIYSGKVDYSQTFKGDWKFEAGAKSSYTNTSNIANYFNTIGGITSPDYEKTNNFSYKENINAGYVNLNKDFNRLSVQLGLRLETTSSKGHQLGNLEKPDSAFARNYTNIFPTVFLMYSLDSLSDHQLKFNFGRRIDRPYYQDLNPFISPLDKFSYYTGNPYLQPSLSTKVELGYIFKNKLTATASYTNTKDQVFETIEIIDNTYYSRPGNIGKTKLYTLDLGAGLDPTPWFTFQINAQLNYFHSKGNFYTGLLDTKSTYLYTQGMAQFKLKKNWIIQLDGYYQTKMTNVQFELAARGRLNAAVAKVLSPKATLKFSVSDILFTNINKGTITNLQLTDAYFKTLSDSRAAILTLSLRFGKAVKGQRKHNSTGADTESNRVKN comes from the coding sequence ATGAAACCCTTGATAACCCTCATGGCTGTAAGTGTCATGCTCCTCTCTCTGTCCACAAAAGCCCAGCTGCCTGTCAGCAAGATTATTGGAAAGATCGTACAGGCTGACCAGCAGCCTGTCAACGCAGCCACCATATCATTATTGGTAGCAGGCAATACACAACCAGTCAAATTTGAGGTATCTGCTACTGACGGATCTTTTTCATTTGAAGATATCCGGCCCGGCATCTACACGATAGTAGCAACGGCAGTAGGACACCTCAAATATGAAAGTGCTCCTTTTACAATCGACTCATCCAACAACCAGACTACATTGCCGGTCTTTATAATGAGTAAAGCAGATATTGAGCTGAAAGAAGTAGCCGTAACAGCCAAGAAGAGTTTTATTGAACAAAAAATAGACAGAACCGTCGTAAATGTGGATGCCATGATTTCCAATGCCGGTACTACCGCGCTGGAAGTACTGGAAAAAGCACCAGGCGTGCGCGTAGATCCTAACGGTACAATCAGCCTGAAAGGACAACAGGGGGTTACCATTTTTATTGATGACAAACCCTCCTATCTTTCAGGTGCTGATCTGCAGAATTATTTACGCTCACTTCCTTCCTCCACACTGGCTCAGGTGGAAATCATGACCAATCCACCTGCCAAATATGATGCAGCAGGTAATGGAGGTATTATCAATATTAAAACCGTAAAAAAGAAGATCCAGGGTTTTAATATGGGTATTAACTTAAGCCCAAGATTTTCAAAATACACCAGCGTGAATAATAGTCTTGACTTTAACTACCGCCACAATAAATTCAACTTCTTTGGCAACTTTGCATACGGTACACGAAATAACTATAACGATATCAGCATCACCAGGAAATATAAAAATGAGGATGGCAGTCTGAAAGATATCTTTACACAGGACTCCTACATCCGCAGGAAAGGATATGGTGTAAAGGCAACTGTTGGTGCAGATTTCTATGCTTCTGAGAACACCACCCTGGGCATCACCTTTGACAATATGATACGTTATCCAAAGAATACCAATACAAGCACCGGGCAAATATATGATAGCAAAATGATACTGGATTCTTCAGTCGTTTCGATCAACAATGAAGATGGTAAATTCAAAAGCCATGGTGTCAATTTCAATATCAAACATGATTTCTATAAGAATGGTCCATCTATTCTTGCCAATTTCGACTACCTGACATACGATATCAACAACGACCAGATATTCTCTAACAAAAGCTATTCTCCGGAAGGAGTATTCAAATCGGAAGACAAACTGGATGGTAATTTGCCAACTGATATTAAAATTTATTCTGGAAAGGTAGATTATAGCCAGACGTTCAAAGGTGACTGGAAATTTGAAGCAGGTGCGAAGAGCAGCTATACCAATACCTCCAACATCGCTAATTATTTCAATACTATTGGAGGCATCACTTCACCGGATTATGAAAAAACAAACAATTTTAGTTATAAGGAAAATATCAATGCAGGCTATGTAAACTTGAATAAGGATTTCAACAGGTTGAGTGTACAGTTGGGATTACGTCTCGAAACAACTTCTTCTAAAGGACATCAGCTTGGGAATTTAGAGAAACCTGATTCGGCCTTTGCCCGTAATTATACGAACATCTTCCCTACGGTATTCCTGATGTATAGCCTGGATTCATTAAGCGATCATCAGCTTAAATTTAACTTTGGTCGCAGGATTGACAGGCCTTATTACCAGGACCTCAATCCCTTTATATCTCCTTTGGATAAGTTTTCCTACTACACAGGAAATCCTTATCTGCAACCATCCCTTTCGACAAAGGTAGAACTGGGCTATATCTTCAAAAACAAACTGACTGCTACAGCAAGTTATACAAACACGAAAGACCAGGTTTTTGAAACGATTGAGATCATTGACAATACCTACTATAGCAGACCTGGAAATATTGGAAAAACAAAACTCTATACACTTGACCTGGGTGCAGGTCTGGACCCTACCCCCTGGTTTACTTTCCAAATCAATGCACAGTTAAACTATTTTCATTCTAAAGGTAATTTCTATACAGGCTTACTGGATACCAAAAGTACTTACCTATATACGCAGGGGATGGCACAGTTTAAATTGAAGAAGAATTGGATTATTCAGCTAGATGGTTATTATCAGACCAAAATGACAAACGTACAATTTGAGCTGGCAGCCAGGGGCAGATTGAATGCAGCTGTAGCGAAAGTATTATCGCCAAAGGCAACGCTCAAATTCAGTGTGTCGGATATCCTGTTTACCAATATCAACAAAGGTACAATCACCAACCTTCAGCTGACAGATGCGTACTTTAAAACGCTTTCTGATTCAAGAGCAGCTATCCTTACGTTAAGCCTTCGTTTTGGAAAGGCGGTAAAGGGTCAACGTAAACATAATAGCACAGGAGCTGATACTGAATCAAACAGGGTAAAGAACTAA
- a CDS encoding RNA polymerase sigma factor — translation MSYSAEHNFTDQFLVEQVLNGDQQAFTRIIRQTEKLVAQIVFKMIPSPADRKDIVQDVYLKVYSNLPGFRLNAKLSTWIGQITYNTCLHYIEKKKLVYLPSYIEEDDAEDHHDRISYKQGNIAQNEVEKELQAKDLTAILSSAIKILQPPIYQTLITLYHQEEMSYGEIAEITSLPEGTVKNYLFRARKSLKQQLLTTYKKEEI, via the coding sequence ATGAGCTATTCCGCGGAACATAATTTTACTGACCAATTCCTTGTCGAACAGGTGCTTAATGGCGACCAGCAGGCATTTACACGGATTATCCGGCAAACTGAAAAACTGGTAGCCCAGATAGTATTTAAAATGATTCCCTCCCCTGCCGACCGGAAGGATATAGTACAGGATGTCTATCTGAAAGTCTATTCCAATCTTCCCGGGTTCCGTTTAAACGCCAAGCTTTCCACCTGGATAGGGCAGATAACATATAACACCTGCCTGCATTATATCGAGAAAAAGAAATTGGTGTATTTGCCCTCTTACATTGAAGAGGATGATGCAGAAGATCACCATGACCGTATCAGTTATAAACAGGGTAACATCGCGCAGAATGAGGTGGAAAAGGAATTACAGGCCAAAGATCTCACCGCTATTCTCAGCTCAGCTATCAAAATTCTTCAACCACCTATTTACCAGACGCTGATCACATTGTACCACCAGGAAGAAATGAGTTACGGAGAAATCGCTGAGATCACGTCGCTCCCGGAAGGTACCGTAAAAAATTATCTGTTCAGGGCCAGAAAGTCGCTTAAACAACAATTGCTGACAACCTATAAAAAAGAAGAAATATGA